Proteins encoded within one genomic window of Acidovorax sp. 107:
- a CDS encoding chemotaxis protein CheA — MAETYQEGSGAGADFDLSQFYQIFFEEAGENLDQMEQMLLNLDLSSANDEELNGIFRCAHSIKGGSATFGFSDVAELTHQMESLLDRLRRHELQPIPQMVDVLLESADASRSLLARHQAGGQGEAVSTTSLVRRISDLAAGLVPGDTAPVVAAPPPSAPAPAPVAAAPAPKPSSSSAPGQARQLEIQIGPLDRPEQADAIKELFRDIPGLGAIRDVPGSPPNTRVFAVETTSTNDDLLDLFAFHVAKEQVLIRDAAGDGSAGADDEATAAVDTSGGEAPYGFFNGAPGAPLGEATRAVHAPAPQAPKAATRAAAEPKAAMQAQMESTTIRVDVKKVDQLINLVGELVITQAMLAQNSRGLDAGAYQQLLAGLADLDRNTRDLQESVMSIRMIPMSIVFSRFPRMLRDLANKLGKKVELVTLGEATELDKGLVEKITDPLTHLVRNSCDHGIEMPADRLAKGKSEHGTITLSASHQGGSIVIEVRDDGRGLSREKILSKAQERGIEVSEQMSDAEVWQLIFAPGFSTADEVTDVSGRGVGMDVVKRNIAALNGSVEIDSAEGYGMKVSVRLPLTLAIMDGMSVGVGEEVYILPLSSVVESFQVNADDVSTVAQGSQLVKVRDEYMPVIALEKIFQVPRFDLNKSSNIMVVVEADGSRVALLVDELLGQHQVVVKNLESNYRKVPNVSGATILGDGTVALILDTGGLVRRARH, encoded by the coding sequence ATGGCGGAAACCTACCAAGAAGGATCGGGTGCTGGCGCTGACTTCGATCTCAGCCAGTTCTATCAGATCTTTTTCGAGGAAGCAGGTGAGAACCTCGACCAGATGGAGCAGATGCTGCTCAATCTGGACCTGAGCAGTGCCAACGACGAGGAGCTCAACGGAATTTTTCGCTGCGCACACTCGATCAAGGGTGGCTCGGCCACTTTCGGCTTCTCTGATGTGGCCGAACTGACCCATCAGATGGAGTCCCTGCTCGACCGTCTGCGTCGCCATGAGCTGCAGCCCATCCCCCAGATGGTGGACGTTCTTTTGGAGTCTGCTGACGCATCCCGTAGCCTGTTGGCGCGCCATCAGGCAGGGGGGCAGGGCGAGGCCGTCTCGACCACCTCACTGGTTCGTCGCATCAGTGACCTGGCCGCCGGCTTGGTGCCTGGCGACACCGCGCCGGTTGTGGCTGCTCCTCCCCCTTCGGCTCCAGCACCAGCTCCCGTTGCGGCGGCTCCAGCGCCCAAGCCTTCCTCCTCCTCAGCGCCGGGGCAGGCGCGGCAACTGGAAATCCAGATCGGCCCCCTGGATCGCCCCGAGCAGGCCGATGCGATCAAGGAGTTGTTCCGGGATATTCCCGGTTTGGGCGCGATCCGCGATGTTCCGGGCAGTCCTCCCAATACGCGGGTCTTCGCGGTGGAAACGACTTCTACCAACGACGATTTGCTGGACCTGTTTGCCTTCCATGTCGCCAAGGAGCAGGTACTGATCCGCGATGCAGCGGGTGACGGTTCAGCAGGTGCCGATGATGAGGCCACAGCGGCCGTGGATACCTCCGGGGGGGAAGCACCTTACGGCTTCTTTAATGGTGCGCCCGGTGCGCCGCTCGGAGAGGCGACACGGGCCGTGCATGCGCCAGCACCGCAAGCTCCCAAGGCTGCCACCAGGGCTGCGGCGGAGCCCAAGGCTGCGATGCAGGCCCAGATGGAGTCCACCACCATCCGCGTGGATGTGAAGAAGGTCGATCAACTGATCAACCTTGTGGGTGAGCTGGTGATCACGCAGGCCATGCTGGCGCAGAACAGCCGGGGCCTCGATGCTGGGGCGTATCAGCAATTGCTGGCCGGGCTGGCAGATCTGGATCGAAACACGCGCGACTTGCAAGAGTCGGTGATGTCTATCCGCATGATTCCAATGTCCATCGTTTTCAGCCGCTTCCCCCGCATGTTGCGCGATCTGGCGAACAAGCTGGGCAAGAAGGTGGAACTGGTGACCCTGGGTGAAGCCACCGAGCTGGACAAGGGGCTTGTCGAGAAAATCACCGACCCGTTGACCCACTTGGTTCGCAACAGCTGCGACCATGGGATTGAAATGCCTGCTGATCGCCTGGCCAAGGGCAAATCCGAGCACGGAACGATCACGTTGTCCGCATCCCACCAGGGCGGCTCCATTGTGATTGAGGTGCGCGATGATGGCCGCGGTCTGTCGCGCGAGAAAATCCTCAGCAAGGCCCAGGAGCGCGGCATCGAGGTGTCGGAGCAAATGAGCGATGCCGAGGTCTGGCAACTGATTTTCGCCCCCGGCTTCTCCACGGCGGACGAGGTCACCGATGTGTCCGGGCGTGGTGTCGGTATGGATGTCGTCAAGCGGAACATTGCAGCGCTCAACGGCTCTGTCGAGATCGATTCTGCCGAGGGCTATGGCATGAAGGTGTCGGTTCGCCTGCCACTGACGCTCGCCATCATGGACGGCATGTCGGTGGGTGTGGGTGAAGAGGTTTACATCCTCCCCTTGTCATCGGTGGTCGAATCTTTCCAGGTCAACGCCGATGATGTCAGCACCGTGGCGCAAGGCTCGCAGCTGGTGAAGGTGCGTGACGAATACATGCCCGTCATCGCGCTGGAGAAGATCTTCCAGGTGCCGCGCTTCGATCTGAACAAATCCAGCAACATCATGGTGGTGGTGGAAGCTGACGGCAGCCGTGTGGCGCTGCTGGTGGATGAGTTGCTGGGCCAGCACCAGGTGGTGGTCAAGAACCTGGAGTCGAACTACCGCAAGGTGCCCAACGTGTCGGGCGCCACCATTTTGGGCGACGGCACCGTGGCGTTGATTCTCGACACGGGTGGCCTGGTCCGCCGGGCGCGCCACTAG
- a CDS encoding ATP-binding protein, whose product MGPATPDQTLDILHLEDSPADHELAARVLRRSGLQCHLQRVDTLPEFQRLTDNDSFDIILADYRLPGFTALDAWAHVAQKPQHPPFVLLSGAIGEPAAVDAMRLGVADYLLKDDIQRLPHVIARTLEVHEARNAREQAIAELAMSQRRLAELAEHLQTSIEQERASIAREIHDDIGGALTAVRFDVAWIGRHSTDPIMQEHATSAADMLQHAIGASQRIMMNLRPPILEQGLVAAVQWLATGFERRTGIPTGVQSSSDAIDTRADIQLVAYRTAQEALTNISKHAQPSKVDIELSDKEGVLTLEVTDDGRGMDATVRDKPKAFGLKGLQERARTVGGWLDISSRPGQGTSVILSIPLPSPLTPAPGDAP is encoded by the coding sequence ATGGGCCCTGCAACACCAGACCAGACCCTTGACATCCTGCATCTTGAAGACTCACCCGCCGATCACGAATTGGCAGCGCGTGTGTTGCGTCGATCCGGGCTCCAGTGCCACCTCCAGCGGGTCGATACGCTTCCAGAGTTCCAAAGGCTGACGGATAACGACAGCTTTGACATCATCTTGGCAGATTACCGCCTGCCAGGTTTCACCGCATTGGATGCCTGGGCCCATGTGGCGCAAAAACCGCAGCACCCCCCTTTCGTGCTGCTCTCGGGCGCCATCGGCGAGCCTGCAGCAGTAGACGCCATGCGCCTAGGGGTGGCGGACTATCTGCTCAAAGACGATATCCAGCGTCTGCCCCACGTGATCGCCAGGACCCTGGAGGTCCATGAAGCACGCAACGCGCGCGAGCAGGCCATTGCCGAGCTGGCGATGTCCCAGCGCCGTTTGGCTGAGTTGGCCGAACACCTGCAAACCTCCATAGAGCAAGAGCGTGCCTCCATCGCACGCGAAATCCACGATGACATTGGTGGTGCCCTGACGGCCGTGCGCTTCGATGTGGCCTGGATCGGACGCCACAGCACGGACCCGATCATGCAGGAGCATGCAACATCGGCGGCGGACATGCTGCAACATGCGATCGGCGCCAGCCAGCGCATCATGATGAACCTGCGCCCACCCATACTGGAGCAAGGTCTGGTGGCTGCTGTCCAGTGGCTGGCCACCGGCTTTGAGCGCAGGACTGGCATCCCCACTGGAGTGCAGAGCAGCAGCGACGCCATAGATACGCGTGCCGACATTCAACTGGTGGCGTACCGCACCGCCCAAGAGGCATTGACCAATATCTCCAAGCATGCGCAGCCCAGCAAGGTGGACATCGAACTGTCTGACAAGGAGGGGGTGCTGACCCTGGAGGTCACAGACGACGGCCGTGGCATGGATGCCACAGTGCGTGACAAACCCAAGGCCTTCGGGCTCAAGGGCCTTCAAGAGCGTGCGCGCACCGTAGGAGGGTGGCTGGACATCAGCAGCCGGCCCGGTCAGGGCACGTCGGTCATCCTGTCCATCCCGTTACCATCTCCCCTCACACCCGCACCAGGAGATGCCCCGTGA
- the fliR gene encoding flagellar biosynthetic protein FliR encodes MITFSEAQIMGWLSPILWPFLRVLALFSVAPVFSMRVVPMRVKIGLAFLVALCAQGVLGEQPVISVNGRGALGAVAQQVAVGLAIGFSVRLVFTAVELAGEIIGLQMGLNFASFFDPTSNGQISAVARFFGHMSMLLFVVINGHLLILMAVVKSFDRFPVDGNFLQALGQMRLHELGASLFSSALWIAMPMIALLLFVNLTMGIISRVAPQMNIYAVGFPVTLTVGMLGIAATLPMLEQPVLALMQQAVDLFAAGR; translated from the coding sequence ATGATTACCTTTTCCGAAGCACAGATCATGGGCTGGCTGTCGCCCATCCTGTGGCCCTTTTTGCGGGTGTTGGCGTTGTTCTCTGTGGCCCCGGTGTTTTCCATGCGTGTGGTGCCCATGCGCGTCAAGATCGGCCTCGCATTCCTGGTGGCCTTGTGCGCGCAAGGTGTGCTGGGTGAACAGCCTGTCATCAGCGTGAATGGTCGAGGCGCTCTGGGTGCGGTCGCTCAGCAGGTGGCCGTGGGACTCGCCATTGGCTTTTCGGTGCGACTGGTGTTCACGGCGGTCGAGCTGGCGGGCGAAATCATTGGGCTGCAGATGGGGCTCAACTTTGCTTCATTTTTTGACCCCACCTCCAATGGACAGATCAGCGCTGTGGCCCGTTTCTTTGGTCACATGTCCATGCTGCTGTTTGTCGTCATCAATGGCCATTTGTTGATACTGATGGCCGTGGTCAAGAGTTTTGACCGCTTCCCGGTCGACGGCAATTTTCTGCAGGCGTTGGGGCAGATGAGGTTGCATGAGCTGGGAGCTTCACTCTTCTCCAGCGCGCTCTGGATCGCCATGCCCATGATTGCGTTACTGCTGTTCGTCAACCTGACCATGGGGATCATCTCGCGCGTTGCGCCGCAGATGAACATCTATGCGGTGGGTTTTCCGGTCACGCTCACGGTGGGGATGCTGGGCATCGCGGCAACTCTCCCGATGCTGGAACAGCCCGTGCTGGCGTTGATGCAGCAGGCGGTGGATCTTTTTGCGGCCGGCAGATGA
- a CDS encoding response regulator transcription factor yields the protein MIHVVLCDDHAVLRRGIRDTLTEAPDIQVTGEAGGYSELRDVLRTAACDVLLLDLNMPGRSGLEVLASLRETHSTIKVLVVSMYPEDQYALRCLKAGAQGYANKAGDPVELIAAVRTVMQGRKYLTAEVAQMLADSLAQPTPEVPHAALSERELQTLVKIASGRRLSDIAEELMLSPKTVSVYRSRVLEKLKLSNNAELTVYAIRNQLV from the coding sequence GTGATCCATGTCGTCTTGTGCGACGACCATGCCGTCCTGCGGCGCGGCATTCGCGACACACTCACCGAAGCGCCGGACATTCAGGTAACCGGCGAAGCGGGCGGATATTCAGAACTCCGTGATGTTCTGCGTACGGCCGCCTGTGACGTGCTGCTGCTGGACCTGAACATGCCTGGGCGCAGCGGCCTGGAAGTCTTGGCCAGCCTGCGAGAGACCCACTCCACCATCAAGGTGCTGGTGGTTTCGATGTACCCCGAGGACCAATACGCATTGCGCTGCCTCAAGGCAGGGGCCCAGGGTTATGCAAACAAGGCCGGCGACCCGGTCGAGCTCATTGCCGCCGTACGCACAGTGATGCAAGGGCGCAAATACCTCACTGCCGAAGTGGCTCAGATGCTGGCGGACAGCTTGGCCCAACCCACGCCAGAGGTGCCCCATGCGGCGCTTTCCGAGCGCGAACTGCAAACCCTGGTGAAGATTGCCTCGGGTCGGCGCTTGTCGGACATTGCCGAAGAGTTGATGCTGAGTCCCAAAACCGTGAGCGTCTACCGCTCACGGGTTCTCGAAAAACTGAAGCTCTCTAACAACGCGGAGCTGACTGTATACGCCATCCGCAACCAGCTTGTGTAG
- a CDS encoding response regulator, whose protein sequence is MQSILAVDDSPSMRKMVSFTLTGAGYHVVEAVDGQDALEKAETHNIDLVLADQNMPRLDGIGLTRKLREHPKFKTIPILILTTESSDQMKQAGRTAGATGWLVKPFDPNRLIEVIQKVIR, encoded by the coding sequence ATGCAATCGATCCTTGCCGTTGATGATTCACCTTCCATGCGAAAAATGGTGTCGTTCACCCTCACCGGTGCCGGCTATCACGTCGTGGAGGCAGTGGACGGGCAAGATGCCCTCGAAAAGGCCGAGACGCACAATATCGATCTGGTTCTGGCCGACCAGAATATGCCGCGCCTCGACGGCATTGGTCTGACCCGGAAACTGCGTGAGCACCCCAAGTTCAAAACGATTCCCATCCTGATTCTTACGACGGAGTCGAGCGACCAGATGAAGCAGGCGGGCCGCACGGCGGGCGCGACAGGCTGGTTGGTGAAACCTTTTGATCCGAATCGTCTGATCGAAGTCATCCAGAAAGTGATCCGCTGA
- a CDS encoding chemotaxis protein CheW produces the protein MSVIGKAADAAPTGAREYLTFRLDQEEYGIDILKVQEIRGYEPPTRIANAPDFIKGVVNLRGTIVPIVDMRIKFNCAQADYNSFTVVIILNLRNRVVGIVVDSVSDVMELTPESIRSAPDIESAIDNSCILGLGSVGERMLILLDIEKLMSSVDMGLVTANE, from the coding sequence ATGAGTGTGATCGGTAAAGCAGCAGATGCAGCGCCCACGGGCGCGCGTGAATACCTGACGTTTCGCCTCGACCAGGAAGAGTACGGCATCGATATCCTGAAGGTGCAGGAAATCCGTGGCTACGAGCCACCCACGCGCATTGCGAACGCCCCTGATTTCATCAAGGGCGTAGTCAATTTGCGCGGCACGATCGTTCCCATCGTTGACATGCGCATCAAGTTCAATTGTGCGCAAGCGGACTACAACAGTTTCACGGTGGTCATCATCCTCAACTTGCGCAACCGGGTGGTCGGCATCGTGGTGGATTCCGTGAGCGACGTGATGGAGCTGACGCCAGAGAGCATCCGCTCAGCGCCAGACATTGAGAGTGCCATCGATAACAGCTGCATTCTGGGTCTGGGATCTGTGGGCGAGCGCATGCTGATCTTGCTGGATATCGAAAAACTCATGTCCAGCGTGGACATGGGCTTGGTGACCGCCAACGAATAA